A stretch of the Corylus avellana chromosome ca6, CavTom2PMs-1.0 genome encodes the following:
- the LOC132184782 gene encoding uncharacterized protein LOC132184782, translating to MNGVQSIRYNNGDHPTNPRRFYRHQSVDNCFPSLASPLSRCGTRRSNTPSRSSPFRSMSREGSSSTHGLPSPGGTRQQSTNSMPSPPSLSKSRSGRSSSSAPIMFSNSSGMLKPPPIEKKLECTLEELYYGCKRKIKITREVATNTGKITQEEELLTIKVKPGWKKGTKITFEGMGNKRAGASPADIIFVIVEKRHPLFRREGDDLELAVEIPLLKALTGCTLSIPLLGGEKMSLTIDDIICPGYEKIIDAKGMPCSKEQGKRGSLIIKFLVQFPTELTDEQRSDILGILENSC from the exons ATGAATGGAGTTCAAAGCATTAGATATAATAATGGTGATCATCCTACAAACCCTAGACGTTTCTACAGGCATCAAAGCGTTGATAATTGCTTTCCTTCCTTAGCTTCTCCTCTCTCAAGATGTGGAACCAGGAGAAGTAACACACCATCACGATCTTCTCCCTTTAGAAGCATGAGCCGAGAAGGCAGCAGTAGTACCCATGGATTACCCTCCCCTGGAGGAACGAGACAGCAAAGCACAAATTCAATGCCATCTCCTCCCTCCCTCTCAAAAAGTAGGAGTGGGAGGAGCTCCAGCTCGGCCCCCATCATGTTTTCCAACTCGTCTGGGATGTTGAAACCCCCACCAATCGAGAAGAAGCTCGAGTGCACGCTTGAGGAGTTGTACTACGGGTGCAAGAGGAAGATCAAGATCACAAGAGAAGTGGCTACCAACACCGG GAAAATAACTCAAGAGGAGGAGTTGTTGACGATAAAAGTGAAGCCAGGATGGAAGAAGGGAACAAAGATCACATTCGAAGGGATGGGAAATAAGAGAGCCGGGGCATCTCCAGCCGACATAATTTTTGTGATTGTAGAGAAACGACACCCCTTGTTTAGAAGAGAAGGCGATGATTTGGAGTTGGCAGTAGAGATACCTTTACTGAAGGCACTCACTGGCTGCACACTCTCAATCCCTCTGTTAGGAGGGGAGAAGATGAGCTTGACAATTGACGATATCATATGCCCTGGATATGAAAAGATCATTGATGCCAAGGGCATGCCATGCTCCAAAGAACAAGGAAAGAGAGGGAGTTTGATAATCAAATTCCTAGTTCAATTTCCAACGGAACTCACAGATGAACAACGATCTGATATTCTTGGTATTCTAGAGAATTCTTgctga
- the LOC132183906 gene encoding probable disease resistance protein At4g33300 gives MAVTDLFASEMATELLKTLIAISLKSCLYKSSAKQLISSIEQLQPIILEIKYSGVELPASRQSQLDHLSETLRDGLKLSHKVLASPRWNVFKNLRLARKMEKLDKTVSRFLSGLVPVHVLADVHHLRFETAERFDRLEGLAQRLEQKLGAMMIGGGKGE, from the coding sequence ATGGCTGTGACGGACCTCTTCGCTAGCGAGATGGCCACGGAGCTTCTGAAGACGCTGATAGCCATATCACTCAAGTCCTGCCTCTACAAGTCGAGCGCCAAGCAGCTCATTTCCTCCATCGAGCAGCTCCAACCCATCATCCTCGAGATCAAGTACTCCGGCGTCGAGCTACCGGCATCCCGTCAGTCCCAGCTCGACCACCTCTCCGAGACCCTCAGGGACGGCCTTAAGCTGTCTCACAAGGTTCTCGCTTCCCCCCGCTGGAACGTCTTCAAGAACCTGCGGCTGGCGAGGAAGATGGAGAAGCTTGACAAGACCGTGTCGAGGTTCTTGTCGGGTCTGGTCCCGGTTCACGTGCTGGCCGACGTGCACCACTTGCGGTTCGAGACCGCCGAGCGGTTCGACCGGCTCGAGGGGTTGGCTCAGCGGCTTGAGCAAAAGCTTGGAGCTATGATGATCGGAGGAGGAAAAGGAGAGTAG
- the LOC132184781 gene encoding aspartic proteinase Asp1-like: MGEKSQRMIALAAFFFLGLLAIFPPGCLSDANQPSLMNKKSTHPMGSSRFGSSVVFPVQGNVYPIGYYSVTVNIGRPPKQYDLDIDTGSDLTWVQCDAPCTGCTKPPDSLYKPSNNVVYCGDPACAAMHSPGKPHCKDPKEQCDYEVTYADQGSSLGVLVKDYFPLQFTNGSAITPRLAFGCGYDQKYNGPHSPPSMAGVLGLGNGKANIVSQLHDIGLTRDVVGHCLSGRGGGFLFFGDDLVPSSGIVWTPISRNSAENHYSSGPAELLFGGKSTGVKGLLVVFDSGSSYTYFNSQAYQTIVNLIKKELTGKPLKDAADDKSLSICWKGKKPFKSVGDVKNFFKPIVVSFTNAKNVQLHLPPEAYLIVTKYGNVCLGILNGAEVGLGNLNIIGDISLQDKMVIYDNEKQQIGWTTANCDRLPNVDRDYNEGFSQPSAANYGFSTAIYAS, from the exons ATGGGTGAGAAAAGTCAGAGAATGATTGCATTGGCCGCCTTTTTCTTTCTGGGTCTGCTTGCAATTTTCCCTCCAGGCTGTTTGTCAGATGCCAACCAGCCCTCCCTGATGAATAAAAAGTCAACCCACCCCATGGGCTCTAGTCGCTTTGGCTCCTCTGTTGTTTTCCCCGTCCAAGGGAATGTTTATCCTATTGG GTACTACTCTGTGACCGTCAACATAGGCCGTCCACCCAAGCAGTATGACCTTGATATTGATACTGGCAGTGACCTCACCTGGGTCCAATGTGATGCACCTTGTACTGGTTGCACTAAG CCCCCTGATAGCCTTTATAAACCGAGCAACAATGTTGTGTACTGTGGTGACCCTGCATGTGCTGCCATGCACTCGCCGGGAAAACCCCATTGCAAGGACCCGAAGGAGCAATGCGACTATGAGGTCACATATGCTGATCAGGGTTCTTCTCTTGGTGTGCTGGTCAAGGATTACTTTCCCCTTCAGTTTACCAATGGCTCTGCCATTACTCCCCGTTTGGCCTTTGG GTGTGGGTATGACCAAAAATATAATGGGCCACACTCTCCACCATCCATGGCCGGAGTCCTCGGCCTCGGCAATGGCAAAGCAAACATAGTGTCACAATTGCATGATATAGGTCTAACAAGGGATGTGGTAGGCCACTGTTTAAGTGGGCGAGGGGGAGGGTTTTTATTCTTTGGGGATGATCTTGTCCCTTCTTCAGGAATCGTATGGACGCCAATTTCTCGCAATTCTGCCGA GAACCACTACTCATCAGGACCAGCTGAGCTTCTTTTTGGTGGAAAGTCTACCGGCGTAAAGGGCCTCCTTGTGGTCTTTGACAGTGGAAGTTCTTACACTTACTTCAATTCCCAAGCTTATCAAACCATAGTCAATCTG ATAAAAAAAGAACTAACTGGAAAGCCATTAAAAGATGCAGCAGATGACAAATCACTTTCAATCTGCTGGAAAGGCAAAAAGCCTTTCAAATCTGTTGGTGATGTCAAGAACTTCTTCAAGCCTATAGTTGTGAGCTTTACAAATGCCAAGAATGTTCAGCTGCATTTGCCACCAGAGGCTTATTTAATTGTCACG AAATATGGCAATGTGTGCTTGGGAATTTTGAATGGCGCCGAAGTAGGACTTGGAAATCTAAACATAATTGGAG ACATCTCTTTGCAAGACAAAATGGTGATTTATGACAACGAAAAGCAACAGATTGGATGGACAACAGCAAATTGTGATAGGCTTCCGAA TGTGGATCGTGATTATAATGAAGGTTTTTCTCAGCCTTCTGCAGCCAATTATGGTTTCTCAACTGCAATTTATGCTTCCTGA